The following is a genomic window from Acipenser ruthenus chromosome 19, fAciRut3.2 maternal haplotype, whole genome shotgun sequence.
AACTTCCCACTGGTGAGTGCTCCCTTCTGGAGGTAAGGGCTAGGCAGGATACTTCATGCACCCAATCTGCACTTTACTCCAGCTCTTAGGCTACCAGTAAAGTTTTGCTGCTTCTTGCTTCTGTGAGATCTGCCTTGTTGTAGTTTGGATTCCGCAAATGCCGTCTGGCCTTTTGGTCGTCCCTAGCTCTCTATTAAGAGATGTGGTGCCAGGGTGGCTAAAGTGCAGTGTCAATTCCCTATTCAACGTTAGGATAAAGACATATGTTTTCCATCAGGCTTTTCTTTAGTTGGCACTGTGGATTTGTACAAATCATTTTGTACCTGTTGCAAAAATAGTAAGAAATTGAGGATTTTTTTTAGCTTTACCTACGCAGAAACaatcatgttttttgtttatccTGCCCAAAAATGTTTAAAGCAGAACTGGCAATGAAACTGTGCTTGGCTGGctagtgtgtgcatgtgtgtgatgTAAATTATGGAAACCAATATGCGTGAAACTGGCAGGGTCACAAAAAGCCGTGAGCAATAATGAACATAAGAAACTGATTCCTGCCTGTTTACACAGGATGTGCAGTGGAACGACATAGACTACGCGGACGGCAGGAGAGACTTCACTTACAACCAGCAGAACTTCGGAGACTATTCTCAGATGGTGCAGGAGTTCCATGAGAAAGGCATGAAGTACGTCATGATTGTGGTGAGTTCACAAAACCAAAGAAAACTAAATTACTGCTTCAAGGCAGTGTTTCATCTATGCACTTAGTCATAATCAACTTTAAAATCTATTTCCTTATTTAGTTGCATTGTTTCAGGGTATgtggggttttatttttgtaaagtacAATTTTATACATTAAAATGTGGTTCTTGGTGCCTAACACGTCTTTACCTTAAACTGGGAGATTGTGagctatttattttatatttttgaaaataattgataaaaaaagtGGTTTAGGTTATTGCATTTGAGTAAAACATATATAGTGCTTTTACATGCAAAATATGGAGATATGGTCCAGCATTCTGGattcagtaacttttttttctgttttgcttggAAGTAAGAGaattaaaaagatttaaaagctGGCCCCTTTTACAATAAAGCTGTAAAATGAAGAGAAGCTTTTGAAAACCCTCACATGAGACACTTGATTTCTTCTCTCCCAGGACCCTGGCATCAGCAGCTCAGGGCTCCCCGGCTCCTACAAGCCCTTTGACGATGGCCTGAAAAGAGGAGTGTTCATTTTGAACCAGACTGGGCAGCCACTGATCGGAAAGGCACGTGGCGGCCAGGCCGAACCCTCTCAATGAATGACATCCATTTCATATATACAGCAAAATAGTTGAAACACTAATAACACtatttaacacaatttttgttcctgggtaataagtgttatttcctaattgcttatgcctcaaaagtatagaaaatggctattattccccacaaactttgcttttgtgaccaggacagtgatattttgaaatttacctatttccaatgagaaaacgggcgaatttgtgtcttttcgttcagaaaaaaacaacatatgaatccaaattaacatgtatttatactaaagtaatacaaaaatgactacaaaagatttagaagtgagtagtttttcgagatttacgattatactgtaaatcactttcacgaatcagcccccaaatgtagtctcgttatactgtccttggtagcggcattcaaagtccagtatatcctggtggaagcgctcgccttgctcctccgagtacgctcccatgttctccttgaatttatcaagatgagcatcaaggatatggactttgagggacatcctacagcccattgtgccatagttcttcaccagagtctcaaccagctccacatagttttcggccttgtgattgcccaggaagccccgaaccactgcgacaaagctgttccaagccgctttctccttactagtgagcttcttggggaattcattgcactccaggatcttctttatctgtggtccaacgaagacaccggctttgacctttgtctcagacagcttagggaagaagtcttgaaggtacttgaaggctgccgactccttatctagagctctgacaaattgtttcataaggcccaatttagtgtgcagtggtggcatcagcaccttccgggggtccaccagtggctctcacttgacgttgttcctccccacagagaactcggtccgctgtggccagtcccgcctgtggtagtgcaccttggtgtccctgctgtcccaaaggcaaagatagcagggaaacttggtaaaaccgccttggagacccatcaggaatgccaccattttgaagtctcctatgaccttgatgccatctcagaaaaatgcagatatgtatcaacttaggcagctggaactaaactgaactggtgggcttaaggcccctgtatttatactactatttatattactggaaagttctagaaagttctagaagttactccaagtttactcagcactgaatctatctggaatgttctggaaaataggtaaatttcaaaatatcactgtcctggtcacagaagcaaagtttgtggggtataatagccattttatatacttttgagacataagcaattaggaaataacacttactacccaggagcaaaaaaataaaaaaaaattgttacacggtgtaatcagtaCACTTTAAAGTACAATATTTCTGGATTTTTAATATGTGCTGTTCAAATAATTTACAGcatgtacattattttatttttttgctctcTTTTTGTTCAGGTCTGGCCCGGCCCGACAGCTTTCCCTGATTTTACCAACCCAGAGACTCACCGCTGGTGGTACGACAATGTGAAGGAGTTCCATGATAAAGTGCCCTTTGACGGAATGTGGATTGTAATTATACTGTATTCAATTATACTGAATGTCTGTACTGTCTGACAGCTTGGATCTTATGGGGGTACCAGTATACCTTGCTAATATACAACGCTGCTTTGCTGTCCACAGGATATGAACGAGCCTTCAAACTTTGTCATGGGATCACTGCATGGCTGCCCCAGCAATGAATTGGAGAATCCTCCCTATGTCCCAGGTAACTatcacaacagctaacacacctgAGGCAGGTGGCACTGCAGACAGAGTGTAAGGAACTCCGTGAACTCTGGTTTCAAAATCTTGCTCTCGTTCTGAATTCGGTAGCGATCCTCTGCAGGTGTCAGCTACCCCTTTCAGTCACCGCGTGGACACCAAGcattactttatttttacttttgaaaCTGTACTTGAGTATTTTAAGTCAAATTCCATCTGCAGAATCACAAGATTCCTTCATCCAGAGAAGAAACAGAAAGGACAATATATTAGGCAGATGAAGACAGTATCCAACCCATTGGTCTCTTTAATGCTTATAATTGTGTGTGATTGAGAGTTTGCTGTTGTGGAAATAGCAAAGCTAGCTCCTTGATTTTCAAGTCTAGAATACGTTCTCGTTCTTTAAAACCTTCATTACAGTTGATCTTGATCCTGAACTGTCTCTGTGTTCCAGGAGTGGTAGGGGGAAGTCTCAAGTCGAAGACTCTCTGTGCCTCCAGCTCCCAGCACCTCTCCTCACATTACAACTTGCACAACCTGTATGGACTAACCGAGGCCATTGCTTCACATGAGTGAGTGATTGAGTGAGCCGCCCTGGCTTCCAGTTCATCTGCTTTAGAATGTGGGCTTTCTTATTCACTGTGTCCCGCTACTGTGTACGTGAGCTATTTATCCAAAAACATACTGCACAGTGCACTATAAACTCTATGCATTTTATTGGACATTTAATGttgttttgaaattaaatttGTATACAAAATGTATGTGGTTTTAGTAATTATTTCTGGTATAATGGTGTTGGATATTTATTCTGGTTCAGTATCGTAATCTACTGGACTTTTCATAAAGCCGCCACTCAGGGGCTGATAAAGTGCCAGCTGTGGTGATACTGTATTAGTTTGACCTTTTCATCCTGTGAGGTTCATATTAAATTGTGTTTTCTGTTGCAGTGCTCTGATTAAAGTCCGTGGAAAGCGTCCCTTTGTGATTTCACGCTCCACCTTTTCCAGCCACGGGCGCTACGCTGGCCACTGGACAGGTGATGTTCAGAGCACCTGGGAGCAACTCCGCTATACAGTACCCGGTGAGGAAGTGGTTAATGTGTTAACATCCCCTCCCAGGAAAGCAGTATCATTTCAGTCTTATATTCGGATGTAACATTTGACTTAGTTTATAAAGGTTTTAACACAGAATCTGTGATTGTTTCCCTTTAATTTGTGTTCAAATTGTATTTAAGTTGATTGTTACTATGCTGTTTAATGAAGTTTATGATTTGTGAATTAAGTGTTTAACAGAGTTAAGTAACACTGTAATTTCATCTGCCGTTTCACCTCATTAGTATAACATTGGAAGTGTATCTAGATTTTGCTGTGAATGCACAGTTACAGTGCGGCTCTCCTCTCTTTCAGCCGTGCTCCTCTTTAACCTGTATGGGGTGCCCCTAGTTGGGGCTGATATCTGCGGGTTCGAGGGTAACACCTCGGAGGAGCTGTGCGTGCGCTGGACACAACTGGGGGCCTTCTACCCCTTTATGAGGAACCACAATGACCGGCCCAACACGGTAGGCAGAGGTTGCGAAGGGcggtttttaaatgttattttcagaCGTACAAGATTTTGTTTTGCTAGAACTCCCCTCACTGGTTAACAATTTAAAACGGACAatcgtttgttttatttgcagcCCCAGGAGCCGTTTGTGTTCAGCGAGAAGGCCCAGGACGCAATGAGGAAAGCCATGATCCTGCGCTACTCTCTCCTGCCGTTCCTGTACACGCTGTTCCACAGAGCGCATGTCGCTGCCCAGACTGTCACCAGGCCCCTCTTCCTCGAGTAAGAGCAGACTCCCTGTTGTGCTGAAAATCTGGATTTTGTAGACCTCCTCTCCTATAAAGTTGTCCAAAAATAGACAGGCCTACCTGTACTGTTAAAAATGTTGTTGCGTTTTCTTGTAGGTTCCCCTCGGATGTGAATTCCCACACAGTGGACCGTCAGTTCATGTGGGGGGAGGCTCTGCTCATTAGTCCAGTGTTGGAGCCCAACGTGACAGAACTGACTGCCTATCTCCCCCCCTCGACCTGGTATAACCTGCATGACGTAAGCACTGGTTTTGTATGTAGTGGGATTGCAGGGCATGTTTAAATATCCTGTGTGGAAGTACAGGCCTGTTTGTTTGCAATTGCTATTTTCGAAAATCGCTGAAAAATGCAGCAGTTGTTTTGACTGGAATTGTCTTTCCTAGGCCTCTATAATGACCTATTTGAAACCATTGCCAGTCATCTACCTCCAAGACCAAGTTTAGTACAGGATAATGAGGTTTGCCTGACAGTGGTTATAAGGGCATTTGCTACTGTAATGCAGTGTAATATTACCACATGAAGTAATTTGTTAGCATATCAGTTTATGGGTACTTTTTAACTGGAGGCCCTGTGAGCTGATGGCTTTACAGCCTTTCACCAATAGAGAGAGCTAGTCACACTACTTTAGGTGTACCACTGACTCTTTCAAAGTACTATATTTAATAATTATAAGCGTGAAATATTTACTGAAATAGGTTTGCCGTGATGAATCACTGAAACATCTTAAATATTGATGCAGATCAGTATTATGGTGAAAAAGGGGTCGCTTTGCACATTAAGGTCACAGTTTATACACAGCCAACTGATCTGTGTATCGTTTCCTCTGAACTTTGCTTTGAATCTTCTGCAGGGCTCTGCTATCCACAGTAAGGGACAGTACCTGATTCTGCCAGCACCTTTAGACACTATCAACGTCCATGTACGGGAAGGACACATCGTACCACAGCAAGTGAGTGCAGACTTATCATATAGACCCCTGTTCCTCACTTGGGGCTCTGTCAATGCATTCCAGTCCAGGATTTTGTTCCAGCCTTAATCACCGAATTAAAAATGTAGGTTCACTTAAACAGTGGCTGGAACAAGGCTGTGGGCTGCTCCATTCAGTAACAGAGGGAAATGATTAGAAGCGAGGGACACTGATATTGACAGAGCAAGATTACGTTAGGAGCTTGTTTAATAGGCAGAAATGAGCTGCTTCTTGCGTTAAGCTGTGTGTTGTGTATGTTCACCCTCAGGTTCCAGGATTTACAACTTCGCAGTCCCGCAGTAACCCTTTCTGTCTGACGGTGGCACTGTCCGGAGAGGGCTCTGCGCGGGGGGAGCTGTTCTGGGATGACGGAGACAGCCTGCAGACCTTCGAGACAGGAGACTACACTCACATCCTCTTCCTCGTCAATCGAGTGagtcactgcccccccccccctccacaatAAATCCATTCAACTGGTACAAATGACACCTCCAGCATTACACTGTACACCAAGCATTACCCTCAGTTACAAGGCTAGTGTTTAAAAGCCTGAGAGGAGGAGACAGCATTGTTGTTTACCACCTTTTGTAGCTTTGATGATTATTAAGTTAAAATTCACAGTTATGCACTGTGTTTGAGTCACACTTTACACTTCCTGCTAAGAACAGTAGCGACGCACTTCCTACACTGCTCCGGGTGTGAATTGCCCCCGATGAAAACCTGTGAATGGGTCCAAACAACAGTACTGTCAGcagtagttatttttttaatccttttgCTACATTTCTTCTGCTTCTGTATCCCTTTCGATGTTGTACCTCAGCACTGACTCCAGTCCCCATGTAACTTCTGTTTTATAAACCTCCCTAAGCTATATAACCTACCAGCGGAACTGCGTACAGTAATGTGGAACTGAATCTCTAAAATATATGAAATGAATGTATTAAGGACTGGCTGGACACGTTTTGCTTTTGAAGGGAATAAAACCACTTCAATGGCACACACGAGCAGGAAGACTGCAGTAATGTAACTGCAGCTTCTTGTAAAGTACATGGgtttaataatacaatatctcACTCCTGGATTTTTACTAGAATTTTGTTTCTTAACTTGCTTGCACAAGTCAGCTGTTGACCGGTTATACTGCGATTGCTATGGGAGATAATGGACTGCTGATTTGAGTTTTCAGGTTATTGATGTatcatgtttgtgttttttttttttttttatttaatggcgTGTTTTGCCACTGACTCTCCCCCTCAGAACATGCTGGTGAGTGAGCTTCTGAGTCTGAGCAGTGCGATTGATGGGCTCCAGCTGGAGCAGGCCTGGGTGTTCGGAGTATCCTCTCCTCCTCGGGAGGTGCTTGTTAACGGGCAGACCAGCGCAGTCTTCTCCTACCGTTCCGACACCAAGGTATATCTCCCAGAAATCGCTTCCCACAGCCGCTGTCACAGGGCTGCATTCTGCTGTGTTAATGCTGTTTCATCACTGAAGCCAAATGGTGGCCAAATTAAACAGTTAAAGCAGTAACACTCCTAGGTGCTGCTTGTGCACTATTCGCCAGACCCCTATTACCAAAAACAAGAGATTTTGACTTTTAATTGAATtcagatttattttatgtatttatttatttattgtttcggAATCAATTTGGTTTGTTCCCCTATCCTAAAGTCCTCCCAGCTGCCTCCCTTGTTAATGCTGaatgtatatattgtatgtattatataatgtgtgATATCCCTCCACGTGGCGTGCAGGGATATCAGTATTTTTTGTGAATTCAGATCTGGCTGTAAAGTCTTTATGAAGCGGTGGGCTTCAGAATCTGAGCAGTGTCACACTGTAGTGCCTGTAAAACTGCTTGTCAGATCTGCTTCTTAtgcagtatctgtgtgtgtgttgacacTAATGAcatcacattttcttttttttcctgtgcaGGTCCTGAGTTTGCCTAAATTATCTTTACCGATGGGAGAAAGCTTTACAATCCTGTGGCGATAACGACAATCACTTCTAGTTACAAATGAATTGCAATGTATAAGCCTCAGATACCTGCTGGAACAGGTAATAATGAGTTATTTTAAAGAATGCTTGGTGTCTCTGCTTAATTACATCTAAAGATCCCATATAAGTGGATTCACCATTAAAGGTATCTCGCGAATGTGGTGAGGCAATTCAAAAGGCAAATACAATAGGCTATATTGCGAAAGgcgtggaatacaagtctagagaggttatgccaagattatacaatgccctagttagaccccacaTAGAATAATGTGGGCCGTTTTGGTTACCTCACTAAAAAAAAGGCATCATTGCACTAGAGAAgatacagagaagggcaactaggctgatcccaagACAGTGACATGAGCGATGAGAAAAgtttaaaagaattgaatctcttcagcctagacaAAAAGAAGGAAAGAGCGGACTTGATTGATGTCTATAAATTCATAAATGGTGCAGATGAATCACCCTGGACTGCATCTATTGTCCCACGGTTAAAAATACATGGTTGATCCAGGTGGAATCCTCTGTGCCATAAAATGCTCAGAAAATCCAGCTGTGACTTATCCCAGCACCTTTTATGTTACTGACAACTGTAATGTGTTACGCCTCCATGCCTGGCAGGGGAAATCTTTAAATGAGCCGAGGGTTCCTATTACAGTTAGGTCAATCTGTCCATTCAGAAAACAGATGCACAGGGACACAAGAAAAAAAGAGCTGTATAAGTTTATTGTTGGGAAGCAAAACATTGGAGCTGAACATTTGTACACAAAACCTTTCTGCAACATGCATCACGTTTATCACCTGCACAGGATATTCCTTAGCAAAAAAAGTCTGAAATGGTTCTCTGGTTTATGCTGTCGTTTCTCTTCTTCCGAGCAAAGTCAATCATGGACTTGAACTGTAACAGCCTCTCCGGTTCCAGCTTGCGTGGCGTTTTAAACCAGCGCAGGGCAGTCTCCAAAGAGGAGATGATTTCAAACTCCCAAGTATTTTTGTGTAAAACCCCACTTGACAATTCTATGTGGATACATTTCTATATAAAGATATAATACGAATAGAAATCCACTACTCTGATACATACATTAGATTCAATGTTAAGGATGAAAACTGTAACTATAAAGCAAATAGTCAAACCTGTGTATCTCTTTTGTGATCACTCACAAGAATCCCTGTCTAAAGTGCACCTTTCCCATGTTAAGTTATCTGTATAAAGACATgtctataaagattgtttgtagATGATACTTTTATAGTGGGCTTTACAAGCAGCTTTCACTCTGCTActctttcagattttttttttcttttatataatgtTCCTCACTTCTGTTAAaactgttgtttttgtatttgaaattattttatttcatgaaaaataaaaaaatacaatttctcCTGTGAGCTTGTGTCATGTGCTTTACTCAATGCAGGGAgtgttaacaaaacactaacaaaacacaaaacactaaggGTGTGCTTGTGTTATAAACGgctttgaaagcttgtgattGTAATACATTGCTAATACAGAAGATCATCAAAACCTC
Proteins encoded in this region:
- the gaa gene encoding lysosomal alpha-glucosidase, giving the protein MGQDRDRFLRTVATECPAVSKLPSMSMTVTKYSVICLAILISFFLVLYQSSLNFEHKVAIRSLISHSPDLSLIFRTKYASTNSGTVEKFPELEESVGQQCSASPESRFDCAPDKPVSKQECETRGCCYVPLSRQGPWCFYPPSYPSYSMGKLIPTKRGHTANLTRFSKSFFPKDIMTVQLEVMLETEGRLHFTLKDPVVKRYEVPLDVPQVEGQAATPLYTVEYSEEPFGIIIRRASNGRVLLNTTVAPLFFADQFLQISTSLASPHISGLGEHLTNLTIDLNWTTVTFWNRDTAPHSDANLYGSHPFYLVQEGDGLAHGVFLLNSNGMDVVVQPAPALTWRTIGGIFDFYVFLGPDPKSVIRQYLDVIGYPLMPPYWGLGFHLCRWGYSSTNVTRSVVESMRKANFPLDVQWNDIDYADGRRDFTYNQQNFGDYSQMVQEFHEKGMKYVMIVDPGISSSGLPGSYKPFDDGLKRGVFILNQTGQPLIGKVWPGPTAFPDFTNPETHRWWYDNVKEFHDKVPFDGMWIDMNEPSNFVMGSLHGCPSNELENPPYVPGVVGGSLKSKTLCASSSQHLSSHYNLHNLYGLTEAIASHDALIKVRGKRPFVISRSTFSSHGRYAGHWTGDVQSTWEQLRYTVPAVLLFNLYGVPLVGADICGFEGNTSEELCVRWTQLGAFYPFMRNHNDRPNTPQEPFVFSEKAQDAMRKAMILRYSLLPFLYTLFHRAHVAAQTVTRPLFLEFPSDVNSHTVDRQFMWGEALLISPVLEPNVTELTAYLPPSTWYNLHDGSAIHSKGQYLILPAPLDTINVHVREGHIVPQQVPGFTTSQSRSNPFCLTVALSGEGSARGELFWDDGDSLQTFETGDYTHILFLVNRNMLVSELLSLSSAIDGLQLEQAWVFGVSSPPREVLVNGQTSAVFSYRSDTKVLSLPKLSLPMGESFTILWR